A window of the Lactuca sativa cultivar Salinas chromosome 7, Lsat_Salinas_v11, whole genome shotgun sequence genome harbors these coding sequences:
- the LOC111890962 gene encoding probable F-box protein At4g22030 — protein MAAINQAPTFMRSNASSTSPFPSSSHKYITNAAISFPKIKTNNISIRPQKIPSNIALVEETDIYSRIIPKNPTSSPRNVSGDPQVMEKLYLIMEAVSDRVEMHKNIGEQRNSWNSLLLTSINTITLSAATMAGIAAAMTTTPGAPLEVLKLSSTFMYLAATGLLVIMNKIQPSQLAEEQRNAARLLKQLESEIQTKIAIGNPTLRDVNEAMKKVLAIDRAYPLPLLGAMLEKFPAKTEPAVWWPEKRRASAKGKNDKNGWSVELEEEMRKIIKVLEVKDKEDYLRLGDKALKLNKALAMAGPLLTGLGAIGSTFLSSSPHNSWAVVLGIMGGAMASVVNTVEHGGQVGMVFEMYRSNAGFFKMMEESIDSNLKERDEERRENGEVFEIKVALQLGRSLSELRDVAASSSKKGKDIEEFGSKLF, from the coding sequence ATGGCAGCCATTAATCAAGCTCCAACTTTCATGCGTTCAAACGCATCATCTACTTCTCCCTTCCCTTCGTCTTCCCACAAATATATCACAAACGCTGCTATCAGTTTTCCAAAGATTAAAACCAATAATATAAGCATCCGCCCTCAAAAGATCCCATCAAACATAGCTCTGGTTGAAGAAACGGATATATATTCAAGAATCATACCCAAGAACCCGACCTCAAGCCCTAGAAATGTTTCTGGtgatcctcaagttatggagaagCTTTACCTGATAATGGAGGCTGTTTCTGATCGGGTGGAGATGCATAAGAACATTGGAGAGCAAAGGAACAGCTGGAACAGCCTGTTGTTAACTTCGATCAACACCATTACTCTTTCGGCTGCAACCATGGCTGGTATTGCTGCTGCGATGACGACTACACCTGGTGCACCATTAGAAGTGCTTAAGCTCTCATCTACTTTCATGTATTTGGCTGCAACAGGGTTGTTGGTTATCATGAACAAGATCCAACCTTCCCAACTGGCTGAAGAACAAAGAAATGCTGCAAGATTGTTGAAGCAACTTGAAAGCGAAATCCAGACAAAAATCGCCATAGGTAATCCTACACTCCGTGATGTGAATGAAGCGATGAAGAAGGTTTTGGCTATAGATAGAGCATACCCTCTTCCTTTACTTGGCGCCATGCTTGAAAAGTTTCCAGCTAAAACTGAACCAGCGGTTTGGTGGCCAGAAAAGAGGAGGGCTTCTGCTAAAGGGAAAAACGATAAAAATGGTTGGAGTGTGGAGTTAGAAGAGGAGATGAGAAAGATCATTAAAGTTTTGGAAGTAAAAGATAAAGAGGATTACTTGAGGTTAGGCGATAAGGCCTTGAAACTCAACAAAGCTTTAGCCATGGCTGGTCCACTACTAACAGGCTTAGGAGCCATTGGTTCGACCTTTCTTTCATCCTCTCCTCATAATTCTTGGGCTGTTGTGCTCGGAATCATGGGAGGTGCAATGGCAAGTGTTGTGAACACTGTAGAACATGGTGGGCAAGTAGGCATGGTGTTTGAAATGTATCGAAGCAATGCAGGTTTCTTCAAAATGATGGAGGAATCCATAGATTCGAACTTGAAGGAAAGAGATGAGGAAAGAAGAGAGAATGGTGAAGTGTTTGAGATAAAGGTGGCATTACAGCTTGGAAGAAGTTTATCTGAGCTTAGAGATGTTGCAGCTTCATCTTCAAAGAAAGGGAAAGACATTGAAGAGTTTGGAAGCAAGCTTTTCTAA
- the LOC111890989 gene encoding probable F-box protein At4g22030: MAAINQFLCSSYSSSSSYSSSSSSRRDVSRSSIHIPKIGTNNLSSLIPKIHSSKGLVEEIDFSSFSHKNTSKNPRACPDPEVMEKLYVILEAVSDRLEMHKNIGEQRNNWNSLLLTSINTITLSAATMAGIAAAITTIPGAPLEALKISSTFLYLAATGMLVIMNKIQPSQLAEEQRNAARLFKQLESQIKTKIAIGNPTLSDVNESMKKVLAIDKAYPLPLLGVMLEKFPAKTEPAVWWPEKRRTTAKGRNGNNGWSVELEEEMSEIIRVLEVKDKADYLRLGDKALKLNKALAIAGPLLTSFGALGSAFLTSSPHNSWAMVLGVMGGAMASVVNTIEHGGQVGMVFEMYRSNAGFFKMMEDSIESNLKERDVESRENGEVFEMKVALQLGRSLSELREVAASSSRNGVDIEEFGSKLF, from the coding sequence ATGGCAGCCATTAATCAGTTTTTGTGTTCCTcttattcttcttcatcatcatattcttcttcttcttcttctcgaaGAGATGTATCAAGATCTTCAATTCACATCCCGAAGATTGGAACGAATAATCTAAGTAGCCTTATCCCAAAGATCCATTCAAGCAAGGGTTTGGTTGAAGAAATAGATTTTTCATCATTCTCACACAAGAATACGAGCAAAAACCCTAGAGCATGTCCTGATCCTGAGGTGATGGAGAAGCTCTACGTGATATTGGAGGCTGTTTCAGATCGGTTGGAGATGCATAAGAACATTGGAGAACAAAGGAATAACTGGAACAGTTTGTTGTTAACATCTATCAACACCATTACTCTTTCGGCTGCAACCATGGCTGGCATTGCTGCAGCTATAACTACTATACCTGGTGCACCTTTGGAAGCACTTAAGATTTCATCTACTTTCTTGTATTTAGCCGCTACCGGGATGTTGGTTATCATGAACAAGATTCAACCATCACAACTCGCCGAAGAACAAAGAAACGCTGCAAGGTTGTTCAAGCAACTTGAAAGCCAAATAAAGACAAAAATCGCTATAGGAAATCCTACTCTCAGTGATGTGAATGaatctatgaagaaagttttgGCTATAGATAAAGCCTATCCTCTTCCTTTACTTGGTGTCATGCTCGAAAAGTTTCCAGCTAAAACTGAACCAGCGGTTTGGTGGCCGGAAAAAAGAAGGACAACAGCTAAAGGAAGAAATGGAAACAATGGTTGGAGTGTGGAGTTAGAAGAGGAGATGAGTGAGATCATTAGGGTTTTGGAGGTAAAAGATAAAGCCGATTACTTGAGGTTAGGTGATAAGGCTTTGAAACTCAACAAAGCTTTAGCCATAGCTGGTCCTCTACTAACCAGCTTTGGTGCGCTTGGTTCAGCTTTTCTCACATCATCTCCTCATAATTCATGGGCGATGGTGCTTGGAGTCATGGGTGGTGCGATGGCGAGCGTTGTGAATACTATTGAACATGGTGGGCAAGTAGGGATGGTGTTTGAGATGTACCGAAGCAATGCAGGATTCTTTAAGATGATGGAGGACTCCATAGAATCAAACCTAAAGGAAAGAGACGTGGAGAGCAGAGAAAATGGAGAAGTTTTTGAGATGAAGGTGGCATTGCAGCTAGGAAGAAGCTTATCTGAACTTAGAGAGGTTGCAGCTTCATCTTCAAGAAACGGGGTAGACATTGAAGAGTTTGGAAGCAAGCTtttctaa
- the LOC111890920 gene encoding uncharacterized protein LOC111890920, with product MADVVQYKLERMVNELDDLERRGLFSRREIAEIVKQRRKFEYRLKRPSPLKQDYLAYIDYEKSLESLRLLRKKAMLRELEKKSEDGEGVVKKPKMKQSVSDFSGISRIVEIYRLATNRFKGDIELWFQYLEFCRQRRNGHMKKVLAQVIRFHPKVPGVWIYAASWEFDHNLNAAAARALMQSGLRCCPSSEALWVEYLRMELTYLNKLSARRSALGEDVATLVTDGHEPEDKQWRDENKELFMPIDGETKDHKDLDVQNEELKQKINVFREQGLNILQTVYKCAVDALPSSFTMRTQFLEILEATHLANPETMKNEILSDMKNQFSKETGYWDWLAKYEAAGHNSTQDVKRDHLHNAIQVYDEALKIVPSSTMFDLYIKFLMDTIVHQSSWVSDIDLVSHVLKVYEKAQSMGCITEDLACQNVSFLLELGRLDDARNLAEKLCNGELSKAASLWDLRLSIEMKRINTPTKDDLSSVFNLLQNPLRKIAVSQAESLWLMGLKYFANQKQYFDKLVDISVSCLTRDGGSDDGFSLSSTIVNFILQKNGIQSARDMYKRFLALPRPGLVFYKNCIEMEMNIASAASKANLVETRKLYEAALSTYDQDASLWQDYHSMESKMGTSESAAAVHWRARRTLKGNATLLS from the exons ATGGCGGACGTAGTACAGTACAAGCTAGAGCGTATGGTCAATGAGCTCGACGACCTTGAGCGCCGTGGCTTGTTCTCGCGCCGTGAAATTGCCGAAATCGTCAAACAACGCCGGAAGTTTGAGTATAGACTCAAACGTCCAAGTCCTCTGAAACAAGATTACTTAGCGTATATCGATTACGAGAAATCTCTCGAATCTCTCCGCCTCCTCCGTAAGAAAGCGATGTTGCGTGAGCTCGAAAAGAAGAGTGAAGACGGGGAAGGCGTTGTAAAGAAGCCGAAGATGAAGCAGTCTGTTTCTGACTTTTCTGGAATTTCAAGGATCGTTGAGATTTATCGGTTGGCCACGAATAGGTTTAAAGGAGACATTGAGCTTTGGTTTCAGTATCTCGAGTTTTGTAGGCAAAGAAGAAATGGACATATGAAAAAG GTTCTGGCTCAGGTGATTAGATTTCACCCAAAAGTACCTGGAGTCTGGATATATGCTGCTTCATGGGAGTTTGATCATAACCTAAATGCTGCAGCTGCTCGTGCACTTATGCAAAGTGGTTTGAGATGTTGCCCCTCATCTGAAGCTCTATGGGTGGAATATCTCAGAATGGAGCTCACATATCTTAATAAGTTAAGTGCTCGTAGGTCTGCTCTTGGAGAAGATGTTGCAACATTGGTTACTGATGGCCATGAGCCTGAAGATAAACAATGGAGAGACGAAAACAAAGAGCTATTTATGCCAATTGATGGAGAAACTAAAGATCATAAAGATTTAGATGTACAAAATGAGGAACTGAAACAGAAAATCAATGTCTTTCGGGAACAAGGTTTGAACATCCTTCAAACTGTTTACAAATGTGCAGTGGACGCACTACCTTCCAGTTTTACCATGAGAACACAATTTCTTGAGATACTAGAGGCAACACATTTGGCAAATCCAGAAACTATGAAAAATGAGATACTTTCTGACATGAAaaatcaattttcaaaagaaacagGATACTGGGATTGGCTTGCAAAGTATGAAGCAGCAGGCCATAATAGTACACAAGATGTAAAGAGAGATCATTTACACAATGCAATTCAG GTTTATGATGAAGCTTTAAAGATTGTACCATCATCAACAATGTTCGATCTCTACATCAAATTCTTGATGGACACAATTGTTCATCAAAGTTCTTGGGTTTCCGATATAGATCTTGTTTCACATGTTCTAAAGGTCTATGAAAAGGCTCAAAGTATGGGGTGCATTACAGAAGATCTTGCATGCCAAAATGTATCTTTTCTATTAGAACTTGGAAGATTAGATGATGCTAGAAACTTAGCAGAAAAACTTTGCAATGGAGAGCTTTCAAAAGCAGCCAGTTTATGGGATTTACGCCTCTCAATAGAAATGAAACGTATAAATACTCCAACAAAAGATGATTTATCATCTGTGTTTAATCTCCTGCAAAACCCTCTTAGGAAAATTGCTGTTTCACAAGCTGAGAGCCTCTGGCTTATG GGGTTGAAATATTTTGCAAATCAAAAGCAATATTTTGATAAGCTGGTGGATATTTCTGTAAGTTGTTTGACCAGAGATGGTGGTAGTGATGATGGTTTCTCCCTCTCTTCCACAATTGTAAACTTTATTCTACAAAAAAATGGAATTCAGAGTGCAAGAGACATgtacaaaag GTTTCTTGCATTACCTCGCCCTGGTcttgttttttataaaaattgcATTGAAATGGAAATGAACATTGCATCTGCTGCTTCAAAGGCTAATCTTGTAGAAACCCGAAAATTATATGAAGCTGCACTTTCAACGTATGATCAAGATGCGAGTTTGTGGCAAGATTATCACTCTATGGAGtccaag ATGGGGACATCAGAAAGTGCTGCTGCAGTACATTGGCGTGCAAGAAGGACACTTAAAGGCAATGCTACATTATTAAGTTGA
- the LOC111890942 gene encoding aminomethyltransferase, mitochondrial, translating to MRGGLWQLGQSITRRLAQSDKKTIARRCYASEADLKKTVLYDFHVANGGKMVPFAGWSMPIQYKDSIMESTLNCRENGSLFDVSHMCGLSLKGKDAIAFLEKLVVADVAGLAPGTGSLTVFTNEKGGAIDDSVITKVTDDHIYLVVNAGCRDKDLAHIEEHMKAFKAKGGDVGWQIYDERSLLALQGPLAGSTLQFLTKEDLSKMYFGEFRIIDINGSKCFLTRTGYTGEDGFEISVPSENALDLAKAILEKSEGKVRLTGLGARDSLRLEAGLCLYGNDMEQHITPVEAGLTWAIGKRRRAEGGFLGADVILKQIADGPSIRRVGLFSAGPPARSHSEIQNENGESIGEVTSGGFSPCLKKNIAMGYVKSGLHKPGTKVKIAIRGKTYEGSITKMPFVATKYYKP from the exons ATGAGGGGAGGACTATGGCAACTCGGGCAATCAATCACTCGTCGGCTTGCTCAATCCGACAAAAAGACCATCGCTCGTAGGTGCTACGCTTCAGAGGCCGACCTCAAGAAAACAGTCCTCTACGATTTCCACGTCGCCAATGGCGGAAAGATGGTTCCTTTTGCTGGATGGAGCATGCCGATCCAGTACAAAGATTCAATCATGGAATCGACCCTGAATTGCAGGGAAAACGGTAGTCTTTTTGATGTATCCCATATGTGTGGGTTAAGTCTCAAAGGCAAAGATGCTATCGCGTTTCTTGAAAAACTCGTGGTTGCTGATGTTGCTGGACTTGCTCCTGGAACTGGATCGCTGACTGTTTTCACAAACGAAAAGGGTGGAGCCATTGATGATTCAGTGATCACGAAAGTGACAGATGATCATATTTACTTGGTTGTTAACGCTGGATGTAGAGATAAGGATTTGGCTCACATTGAAGAACATATGAAGGCTTTTAAAGCCAAAGGTGGGGATGTTGGCTGGCAGATTTACGATGAGAGATCTCTTTTAGCTCTCCAG GGTCCTCTTGCAGGTTCTACTCTTCAGTTTTTGACTAAagaggacttgagcaaaatgtaCTTTGGGGAGTTTCGCATAATTGACATCAATGGTTCCAAATGCTTTCTAACCAGAACCGG ATACACGGGTGAAGATGGATTTGAAATATCGGTTCCCTCAGAGAACGCGCTCGATCTTGCAAAAGCAATTCTTGAAAAATCGGAAGGAAAAGTACGGTTGACCGGTCTTGGGGCCCGCGATAGTCTTCGCCTTGAAGCCGGGCTATGCCTTTATGGCAATGACATGGAGCAACACATAACACCCGTGGAAGCCGGGCTCACTTGGGCCATTGGGAAAAGAAGACGGGCCGAAGGCGGGTTTCTTGGTGCTGATGTCATCCTCAAGCAAATTGCAGATGGCCCGTCGATTAGGCGGGTTGGGCTTTTTTCTGCGGGCCCACCGGCCCGGAGTCATAGTGAGATTCAGAATGAGAACGGGGAGAGTATCGGTGAGGTGACAAGCGGAGGATTTAGTCCTTGTTTGAAGAAGAATATTGCTATGGGGTATGTCAAGTCGGGGTTGCATAAACCGGGGACTAAAGTTAAGATTGCCATCCGAGGGAAGACGTATGAAGGGTCAATTACGAAAATGCCCTTTGTGGCTACGAAATATTACAAGCCGtag